TTTTTGCAGCCGTAGATGTCTAAGCATGTGAGTTTGGACACAATTCAGAGATCAATGTAATTTCAAATGTACACTTTCTTGCAAACAGAGTGACTCGATGCTTGATATATTGAATGACAAGTGATTACGATGAGAAGTTTGCGGTAATATAACATAGCACTTACACTTTCTTTTATTTCCTCCAACCTAATGCGCGTGTTTTTTTTTcgttgtttttttgttttttcaaGTTTATGCACATTAGGGCAAAGGTACACAGaaaatagctatatagagctAATATTAATCTGTAACCTAGTCTATGAACTACATATGTACATTATACAAACGAAAAGAGTAATTAGCAGTAATTAGTCCTCATTTGTTGCATCTCCATTCAGTTGCCCTTTGAATTAATCGATCAAATGATAAACCACGAGTGTCAAACTTCAATGCGTTCCATCTAGAGAGCGTCTAGGAAAAAACGAGTGTCCAAAACCTTTGGTCCTGGCAAAGCTAACAGTAAACTGTGAGGTGTTCCCACACCTCGACTGGTAGTGACGATTTTTGCGTTGGAGTATGTCATGTTTCCGGTGACAATCTTAAATAGTATGCATAATCTTGACGTGTTTCTGCGATCAGCCATTGTATTGAGATTGCAGCTCGATAGGAAGAAATTATAGCTGGTGCCCCAATTTTTGGTACATACTTTCAGGGCAAATTTTTGAACATCCTTAATTAGTTTGATGTCTTTCCTTAGGTACGgatctagcctcgaatccacgccgattaaaatacctTGATTAAAcacccgggcgtttatttcatatCGAAGTCTGTAaaggggcgtttaaacgagatgggcgcttattcgaaatgggcgtttattgttatgtctattGCACAGCAGTATGCTCTTTTGTCTGCCACTGGAGGCTTGGATGGAAGCCACTACTTTTAAAAAGGTTATCCGCGTGTCTTGCCGACAAATGGGAGCAATCATACTCAACCACCCTGGCCTGGCTCCGCTGCCACCTTACCTTCTTTCTTCTCCGATCAGCTATTCAATGCATTAGAGGTACTCGTTCAAGTATCGGACACGCTTCCAAAGCTCCACCTTCTATTGACCTGGTCACACAGCCGAGATGGCCATAAACTGAACTGTTAACACCATAATTTCATTCCTTtcattttatttattttttataTCTCTAacgcacatgtataattatttaagggGCTTCTTCCCCCCATGGAAAAAAAATACAGATCCCACACAGCTGACGCATATTCCATATGAGGGCAAATTTTTTACCTCTAAATTGCGCACGTGATGTTGTCCAGCCTCCACGTGCATCTTGGTTAAATTTTGGAAGTTCTCACTTCTCTCATTTCCTACTGAAGTACTGCTCAAGATCACTGACTGCCTGCCAGCCTATGACAAGCTATATCTCCTGCACAAGGCTCTACTCTCTCCTCAGCGACCCTCGTGCCTGGAGTTCCCTGGTGTGGAAAAATTGTCGCAATAGAGATCAAGACTTCAAAGCTCTCAGACTGGCAGTGACACTGTCTCACTCATATGTGAcgtttcttataattatgacaaaatTAAATACGACAATTATCCCTGAAATAGGTACTGCAGATTCAGCAGTATGTCATAGTCACATGCACCTCACCAGAGGAAAGTCTGGAGGTTTGTGCTTATGGCAAGCCAAGTGTAACAAAATTGTcgagcagctacatgtacctcttaAAACGTACACATGAATTCGAACGTACTAATGAAACGTACACGCAAACTCCTGACGTAGCCTAGGTACCTACTAATGAACTGTACATGCGAATTAGGGACGTACATATGAAACGTACAAGCGAATTTAGACGTACTTGTGAATATCATCTTACACACAAACTCACGTGACTGGAAAAAATGGATGCTGAAAGTTTAGCTGGTCCAACTACAATCAAAACGACAGTATGGCATGGCCAATAACGATCTTGTTACACTTGGCTTGCCAGCTATACGTGTTATTACAAGCACAAAGATTATGTTCTCCTGCTTAAATAATTACCGGTATTTACTGTTAATACAAAAATTGTCGTATAATATCTCATGGCACCACAACAATACAAAAATGAAGACTTAATGGGCAGTTTAATTCAAGTTCAGTGCATGTCAATAAACGCTGATTCGTACGGCATCAAATTCTTCGTTTGTACGAGCTAAGATATACTTACGAAGTCATTCCTGAAGTCAGTGAAGTTTGAGTAAGAAATTGGCAATTCCAAAGTGAAGGGAACAGGTGTGAGCAATCGGTGTTCTGGCCAAGCCTGACACACCGTTGAATACTATCTTAACTTCTTttgcaatgcacacacagctTCCCAGTAACAAATCGTAGGAAGAGACCCAATTCATTTGGCTGCATAGTGCCCAATTAAGGCACGTAGAGATATCCACACACTCTAGATTCCTGTCGCGATAAAAACTCAGGAAAAGTGAAGAGAGAATTCACCTTAATTACAGATACTGACAATCGCTGATACATGGTGTGATTTTGCACTCCAAAAGGCGTTTGGTATACCCGTATTTATCAGTGCAATCGCTGCTGCTGGCTTTGTCAGGAACTCATATCGAGCAACTTGCTGGATTGCAGTCGAAGGAGTTGGCAGCACACGACAGCCAAATTGGGCAAGGGTATACTTGTTAACTCATCTTGTAATTCAGAAGAAAATACTTAACACTTTGATTGAAGTAGGGCACGTTTGAGAGTATCACGTTCAAAAGGGGTGATGTAATCCAAAAAAGAATCCAAAAGAGCATTTGGTGGAAGAGATATACACACGGCATGGCAGCTAGGGTTGGCAAAGCAATGCGAATGGGAAGTATGCCTGCAACTAAGTACCCatgagacaataattatgtagccaATGATCGGAAGTCAAGTCTGATTGAGGATGTAGCATAGGTATCAAAATAGTTATTCCTTCAAATAACTTGTCAAATGCTTGTTCCCAGAAAGCTGAAAACATATCTCTCTGCACTCCTCCATCGTCAACTCCCAATTCTCCTCGAAATGAAATAAAGATTGGATACTCGCCGACAATATCTCCTTCGCGATACAAGTCAATCACATCTTCATATACATTGGTATGTTCAATAAGGTGTTCAATGCAACCAGGCTCAGCATTCACACTCATGTACTGTTTTCGTTCTCTCGCGTCTAAAACAAATAAATAAATGGTATTACCCATTACATAACTTCTACTTAGGACACAAACTATAATTCCTGCTGTAACAGAATGCGGGCTGGAATTATTTATTAGGCTCTTAtgaaagctagctagctaactataaGCATCAACGAATTCGCGAAGCTAAATTAatcacatgcacactataatAACTAATCACACGGTTTGTACTTATAAAATCTTTTTTCTGTACCACATCAAACCAAAAACGCATGGGCTATTGTTATGGTTGCTCTAAAAGCTATATTTGGATTAAAATAAATGGCAGTCATGTACCAACCTTTACAAATAGCTATAAAGCTAGGGTGAAGTGTGTCCTATAATATAAACATTAAAACCCATACGTTTTAATAGTCAACTAAGTGAGAATACAAATATGACTTAAATGAACATATACTAGCACAGTCTACTAGAGCAAATTCCTTACGGCTAACCAGCTTATTCCATACTGCGATTGCATGAGGAAAAAAGGAGAATTTGTACAACGATGTTCTACATTTGTAGGGGACCAGAGAGAAACAGTTAACTGTTCTGCTGCTGTACATCACATTTCTtttagtaccgtatatcttctaatttatcggacacttctaattaccccggacactcttttggcaGAAGGCTTCGGCAATTGTAATAAATAATAGTGAACTGATCAACGCCAATTGAGATGTGCCTTTGGTCTGAGGCTAGTCAGTTTGGATCTGGCTCGGAGGGTTGGTCGTCCTCTGGGTCAGGTTGTATGGGCTGTATGGGCTGATTGTTTTCAAGTGAGGGTTCGATTGTGATGTGAAATTCCATGTTTTCTACGTAACCGTGTCTTTTGTCTGATAAGTAGACTTTTGCCACGGATCTTAATTGTTCTGCTGTCAGTACCAAGGTTTATCAACCTTCTGCGTTCTTTAAGTAAAATTGATTCTATTGATCGCTCATCTTTGGTCATatcagataataattattatgtcttgAGTTGCTGCGAGCTTGAACCTGTTTGTCAAGATCAGTAGTGGGTCTCTGGCATTCGACATTTTTACTAATAGGGGTCTAGGTCTGGATTGTTTGGTGTCGTACTTTCCCAGCCTTATGCAGTCTTTGATGGAATTATCACTCACATTTGAGTTTGTTGGTTTTAGGGCTATGACTGCGGACTCAGTGTCCTTGTTTAGCCTTTCGTTTCTAAACCGTAGACCACAATGTTAAATTTGCGGTCTTCTGTGCTAGACCTGAGTTTGTAGCACAATGGCAGGGGCCAAGAAGTTGTTGTGTTTCAGTTCTGCAATTTCCGATTGTAAGGCATTTATCACTTGCATCATGTTTGTTAGCTGCTTCGCCTAAGTGAGAAGCTTACAGATAAAGGGCTCGCTTTAGGCTTGAAAGTGAAGAAATGCTGTAGTAGACAGTCCGGTACAGTATCTGTGGATCTAGCCATCACACATGCCGTCGCAGAAGATGGAGTCTTTGGTCTTTGACTGGTCAGTGACTTAGCCTTTTTGCTTGCTTTCTCCTTTGGAGGAGGTTTTGACCCTGACCCTTGTTTGGTGGGCATGCTTGCTTGGCTTTAGAATTTTATGTATGAGCTGCTACTCTTTGAGTAGGCcaaataataaaataaaacaaaataaaaaataaaataaaaatagCTCTCTCCCTCTAGTCACAGCACGGTCTCGCTCACGGTAGTTCTCACTCTCACTCTCTCTGTCTTAACCaggacaaaattaatatgacacaacagtatagatctacaacaGTAGATCAAGTACAGCCCTTACAGGCAATAGAATAGACCGATTTTTCCAGGCCACCTAGCCTCAGTGTGCCTAGCTTAGAGCCTTCACTTGACTTCCCAGCAGCAGTAGCAGTATACTGAGTAGCAGAAGCAGtagcagtagcagtagtagatCTTTGGTCAACCACAATCTTGATCCTTTGAGTGATGATGGACCTGCCTTCATCCATAACAGGTTGAACATGATAATAGTCATCCATCTCAAGGTCACACGTTGCAGTCATCTCAAGGTTACACGCAACATCAAGGTCCCTACATTTCTGTTCAAATAATGCAGTAATGTAATCTCGTAACACTTAAATGCACTTTGTTTGGTCTGCAGAATTATTATGTTTCGAAACAATAgccacaaataattattaaagcacACACATACCATGTACGGATCCTGCAACAAGTCTAACATGTCACTCGTACTTCCTTCCACACTTGTCACCATCACAAGGGTATTTTAAAAGGCTTTGACAGATTCATTCGTTGATATTTGCAAGGACATCACAGGGTGAACCAGAGACAAAAAAGTGAACGGTGGAACAACATCGCTGCTTAGGACAAACTGATACATGTCCTGAAAAAGACAATAAGGCTCATTAATTTATTAGAAACTGATTGAAAAACATTCAATGGAGAGGATAACGTTTCTGGTAATTCTTGGATGTATAAGCTCCCGTAGCCAGCAAGTTTTGTGGCGCCTAGACCATCTAGCTGTTGATTGGCAGCCTTTTGAGCATGTAGGAATTGAAACGACTTAAGTTCAATGCCCTTGAAAGCATGTTATTTCGCTGTTCACCTCTTCCTCAGAATCAACTTTTGAAAAACCTATCTCTTTTATACGGCCCATCTTTCTCGATTTATTTCTCAAGGGACCTTTTAGGAAAGTTGCTGGCACTTCCTTTAATACAATTACAGTCAAATGCTCCTTTGCGTTTTGGAAAAGCAGCTTTTTTTATTACTAGCCACAATACAATCATCTACAGGATTAAACTTTCTTTTGCTTATCGAACAGGATGTTGGGAATAGTTTGCTTTAGCATTTGCTTCAGATCTAGATGGGGAGCGAGTTCGAAGGTTATCACAAAGTTGTTTTGCTTTTAAGGACGTCTTCATAACCTTGATTGGTATAGTAAAGTAAAGTATCAATTTCCAGTGCTATAAAATAAGCTTACCTCTTCTGCAGTTTCTTGCTTAATAAAAATTGTCCCAAAATTTGGCACAAGATTTTCTGCACTAACATCCACAACTTGGTGTCAGTTTGCAAATAGAAGGACGTGGACGCAGATCGGAATAGCAGATCAGAAAAGGTTGCTTTGTCAGGTTTCCATACTCATCAGTAGGGTTAGTAGATTCTATAAACTTAATTGGCCTTCTCCTATCTTTAAAGATAGCGAGGATCTCCTTGGATTTATCTACACAAGACTCCATCTCTCTATtcaacccagaggaggtccgacatgtgtgcatgaatcactacaagtgctagtgcatttGGCTTGGACATATCACGttaccgcaatgacatcaatgcactgaacttgtagtgattcgtgcacgcatgtcggacctcctctgtatTCGATTCAACACGAGGGGGCTCCACTTAATAAttgtgtgcgcatgtgcaaaaaaGCTCAAGTAGTTTCAACTTAAAAAGTCAAACGCCTCTAACTCTGAATTTTGAAGGAGTAACATACCAGAAGTAAAAAGCTGAAGAGGAGACTTATGGCCAGCTGTGGATGGTTGTTCTAGAGCTCTGGAATGTAGACGTAATGTAATGAGAACAATCATTCAGAGGATCAAGCAAACCATGGTGCTCCATGAAGTAGAACAATTTGAAGTAACACCTTGGTGCATGCCCTCCACAAACATTCTATTCTCTGGTTATGTGTGCTTGAACCGGTAATCATGCTGTTTCGTTGCGCACCTCGTTcttctatcataattatatcgagcAACTAAAATGTTTTCCATTCCTTGATCACGGGGATGGTAGATGGTGTCTTTGTACAGCATTTAGTCATACACAGTTGTTGTTGGAAGCATAATGTAAGTAGAGTACAAGACGACTGTAGTCATCGATTGCACCATGTGTAACTAATCTCCAGCGAATCAATTTATGATGTGAATCTGTATAAAAACCAATACAGACATACATGACAGGAATCTTCTTCAAAAAAATACAAACTGTAAACagtattaataatttatgAACCTAACAATCTACGTACCAATTAATGTGCCAGGTCCAGGAACAGAGTATGGTCTCCTTTTAGTCAACTGTGCTGGCCACCTTCTAGATGCACTGATAGGATCTATTGATCGGAGCGCATGTCGTACACGTTCCCGGGTAACCTTTTTCCATGGCTCCTTAAACTACCCCACATCATTTGGACTCCAACACAATATTATGGTAAATCTTGTCTTATCTGTTTGATTGCAGACAAAAGTTCGACATCATTTACTTCAGTAGATGGATCTTCAATGAGCCCATATTCAATCCGTCTCCTACAAAAAAAAACATCAATACGTAAGGATCCATACCTATAGCAACACTTTCACATGCATGGCAACCATTACACAACCACGtgtacattataattaattcACCTATACACTGTCATCCTGCTAACACCAAGCAGAGCAGCAATTTCTGTACACTTAAAAGATAGTGACAGTAGTATGACAGTTGATCCTTTGTTATTTCAAACCATGGTCGTCTGACCACTGCCACTGGTGACTGTAAAGGGGCTTGGTGTGACAAGGAAGTAGAGTGTGATTGCTGGATGTCTTGATGCTCTTCCCACTTGTTAAACAGTTTCCTTAAACATCCAACAAGTTCACTTAAGGAAGAACAGTACTCTTCAACTCTTGTTTCATGCTGAAGCAAATACATTAGTGAAATCTCTCGAGGATATACTCAGTGTATCGTATATTGGCCACCCCATACTGTCGTTCTGATTGTTCTATTACTTCTTTAGTTTGATTAAAAAAGTTAGCTAAACTTGAGTTTAGATACATTAGTTCAGATACATTAGTTGCTGGCACTTCCTTTAATACAATTACAGTCAAATGCTGCCTTTGCGTTTTGGAAAAGCAGCTTTTTTTATTACTAGCCACAATACAATCATCTACAGGATTAAACTTTCTTTTGCGTGTCGAACAGGATGTTGGGAATAGTTTATCAATAGCGTTAGCATTTGCGATGGGGAGCGAGTTCATAGGTTATCACAAAGTTGTTTTGCTTTTAAGAACGTCTTCATAACCTTGATTGGTATATAATACAATTTCCAGTGCTATAAAATAAGCCATCTTAGTCTTGTGTAGATAAATCCAAGGAGATCCTCGCTATCTCAATTAAGTTTATAGAATCTACTAACCCTGCTGATGAGAATGGAAACCTGATCGATGCTATCAAAGCAACCTTTTCTTATCTGCTATTCCCCGAGTCAGAGGGACAAGGATCTGCGTCCACGtccttctatatatatatttgcaAACTGACACCAAGCAATGGTGTTGTGGATGTTAGTGCAGAAAATCTTGTGCCAAATTTTGGGACAATTTTATTAAGCAAGAAACTGCAGAAGATCGAGGTAAGTTTATTTTATAGCACTGGAAATTGTATTATATACCAATCAAGGTTATGAAGACGTTCTTAAAAGCAAAACAACTTTGTTGTCGATTTACCAAATACCGGCGGACCATTTATGTTGATGATGCGTGCAGGGTTATTTACAACTTGCTCTTCAAGCGTTTTTAAATCTTCAGCTCGACCAAAAAAGGATAGTTTAAAACAGGCAGATTTTGCTGAAAGTGTTCTTCATATTCTTGAATTGCACTCACTGTACTTTTATCTCTGGCTGTTACTTTGTCAAGTGGCCACATCATTAGATCTACGTACCCAAGCGTATTAATGCAGCAATAATTTGTGAAGGTTCAACTGTGAATGTCAGTTAGCTTAATACATTTTATAAATGCAAGTGTAAAACTATGGCGCTCCATTTGTTTCATTATTCAATAGTGAAAAATATTGACAAGGATGTGACATATGATgtgattgtcaataattgggtTGCTATCTATGGCTGTACTCTTGCAACGAAGGCGCTAGGCTCAGACAAGGCactgagactcttgaggccacaggcacgcctacagcaggtcagagtaGCTGACCTTCCAGACACGCCTGTAGAaggtcacagcagcttacttgtACTGGGTCACAGTAATTAAATCACTAAATGCTTGTCTACTTGAGTTCATGAAACATAGCAAGTAGCTGCTGTGTGATCTCAGGCTCAGAAGGTCCCCATCTGATCTACTCTGAgctgctgtaggcgtgcctgtggcctcaagagtctcagtGCCTTGTCTGAGCCTAGCGCCTTCGTTGCTAGAGTACGGTCATATCAGGCCACCCTCGGAACTCGCCTTTTCCCCCAGCGACCTGGAATCGAGTCGataaatcgagttgataaacacatcgagtcgatccttactAGATGAAGTCGATAAAATCAAGTTGATAAAACCATAGATAGCTATGATAAAAGACATCAACCTACCAGATGAagtcgataaaatcgagttgataaaacccATCGAGTCGATTTATCCTTCCAGTTTAGGACaccaacacatggtattttgtattgccattttgaaacaaaaggctcaccataCTTTTGTGCTAACGATGACTTTTTTCATTATTAAAATACCGTTGTTGGTTCTGGGCTGATGTGATTGTTTCCTGAATTTTTGATGATTATTTGTTGGCAGTTTGTGCGATTGCAATGATAGTAGAATGTCACCCTCTTATAGCAATCTGGATCAGAGGTGATATACAATTTAATGTTGCTGATGATCTGGCCCGAGTGCTCTGTCAGTCACCGTGTCTGACATATTTGAACCTCTATTTTAGGCAATTAAGTACCCTGTTTTTAGGCAATGCTCGTCAGCTCTGTGAATGCTACATATGTACTGACAACGGTGAAGATGAAGAAGTTCAACGATTGCTCAACAAGAGTGGAATATACGGGTTCGCATTTGATTTAATCCGATTTTTCTTTATACAgaatctataataataattatttcctaTTTATAAAAACAATTTTGGTGTTCTTTTATCATATATTTtatcaacattaatttcacaattaattttaatactcAGTGCTATTAAAACAGTGAAATCGCAACCTGTGAAAATAGTAACCTTAAATGCATACAGTATATCAAATtgataattacatacatgcagcacGCATGTATAGGTCATAATCAAAAATTATACACCATGTAGTTACATTTTTTCTTTTTGGTTTTGGTTTACCTCTGACGAATCCAGTAAACACGGAGGCTCCGTGTTTACTGGATTCAATCTAAGGTTCTGCAGACTCAGCAGTATGTCATAGTCACATTGCACCTCATGCTGCTCACCTAGAACCTCCAGACTTTTCTCTGCATCTGCTGCTCACCAGAGAAGTCTGGAGGTTCGTGCTCAGAGGAGGTGGTCCGCCACCGTGGGGCCTAACATTAatgtttgctgaatcagcattttcATAAAACATGCCTTTAGATAGAGGTAGATCTAGGTGTTGCACTCTTCTTAGACTTTGCACTCTTCTTAGACTTAGccctctgtcttgtattgttagGTCTAGTTTTAGTAATAGGAGCTCTGGTTCGTGCTTATGGCAAGCCAAGTGTAACAAAATTGTcgagcagctacatgtatatgtacatcaATAAATGTACACATGAACTCAAACGTACTAATGAAACGTACACGCGAACTTGGACGTAGAATCTAGTCTACTTACGAAGCATTAGTAAGAAGTTGGCAATTCCAAAGTGAAGGGAACAGGTGTGAGCAATCGGTGTTTTGGCCAAGCCTGACACACCGTTGAATACTATCTTAATTTCTTTTCCAATGCACATACAGCTTCCAGAACAGATATGTTACTCTACCTCTGCTACGTGATGGCTGCCAAACTGCTCACTTTCAACAGATTACTATTGTCTCATTAAGAGGTATGTATGTTTGTAGGCTTAATATACGTACAGCTTATGTTGTACAGGTCAGCATCATGACATTACACTCAgactgtgtgcgtgcatgtctGTTAGTGAACAGCTGTTTCGTCTGGGACTCTGGCCAGCTACTCCAGTTAAGCCCACGGTTGCGTTTACTAATGGAGGTGATACATAATCTCTGTACTCGAGTGTCAATCTTCACTTTACGGCATTTATAGCTTCATACGATTAACTGGAAAAAAGCAACCAAAGGTATGTAGAATTAATGATACGCTACATGTTTTTAAAACAGTGCATAATGTATACAGGATAAAGATTTCTACTCTCAGTTCACGACAAGTTTTCCATAGTATAGGTGCATGAGAGTTGTGAGggttgtgtatgtatgtacatggtATATACATGCGTACACAAACATGTTGCACATTCATTGTACAGGTACGTTATTCAAGCAGTCATGTAGACTTTCAGTCTTTTGTGCCAGCAACGAATGTCCTGCCTCTCCAAAGGTATAGGTGTGTTTTATGATTATGTGTTGTTAGGCAGATGCTTTGGATCCAATGATTATGTCAATAGACGCAAACTCTCGTCTTTGTCGCTGTATCAATGCTCCTAAGGAAAGTGAAGACACAGAACCTTTGATTTCCCCTTCATTCTAGGAAGTTGACTGTTACGTAACCTCACAAGAGCGTCCCACTACAGAGGTACATGCATTTATTTAACACTCAGGattttcataataattatacctacttACATGTTTTTCATTAGAGTAGCTGCAGTGACTTCAAAGCTGACGATGCGTTACGCTCTCGATCACGCTATCACTCCCTTGATGAATGTGTTTAGAGCAGCAAGATATTCCTCTCTGGCATGTAGCTGTCAATTACATCCTGCTCTCTTGTATATCTAAGAGACTGTGTGTATCTATCCTATATTAGGTATGAAACTGCTGTGTTAGGAGCGATCTGTAGACATGACTTCCCCAAAGGTTTGCCTGAGCTGAGTTAGTAGATCAAGATCTAAATTTACGTTTTCTGAGTCTGAGTAGTTAAAGCTAAACGTAGCTACGGTACGTAGATTATAACTGTTCTACCAGGCTGTGGGGCAGGAGGGGGGATTCCTAGACGGAAGTAGTAGGCCGACCATAGCAAATAATATTGAATCTGTATGTGAATAGTTTTgtctcagaggaggtacgacaggaaGTGGTGGGAATTACGCGTTTACATTCCATATAAAAAGTACTTAGCTTCAAATTTAGAGAAAGAGTTTTTTTGCACTACAGATATTGTACACAAGTAGCAAGGTGCAAAGTTTTGTAGCTTCTCTGTGTGTTCTAAACGACTGAACACAGTGACAAAAGTAAGTAGTGAATTAATATCTCATCAGTTCACCCTGATACCTATCGATATACCCATTGTATGAAAGGTCTAGAGCCAAACTATTATGTCTCCAAGTTTTACAGCATGATTTTTCATTCTTATAAGTACTTATCaaggaacataattatgtacatgggAAAATGAATGTAAATATAacaagaatgtaattaaaaacTTGATCAAAGTGACTCCAGTAGCTAACTGAGCTTTGCGGTTACCGCCCACTTAGAATTAATCATATTCATGCTTAGCCACATCCTAAAGTTAAATACTGGTGGAAcaaacctgacattgcagtggtACCCAACCCTACgttcgcgtccagggtgggCGGGCTACGCCCAACTACATCAAACCTAGTGGTTTTCACTACACATAGGCTACAATGGAGAGCAGTCTAGGGGATTaccgtacttcttctaaataaGGCGCCACCCAGACTGAAAAGTAATTTTAAAGTCTCCATATAGAGCTCCACGTGGCTAGAGAGATTATTTTTTGGTGGCGCGTTGTAAATGGAGGCTAACATCACATCTTTTTTCAGAAAGCTTGAGGATGATGAGacacggcctggaatcgaggataCCAAGATTGTTCAAATAACCTCTATTTATAAGGCACCCATCTAAATACGCGCCTCCCTGGACCAAATCAAATTTTTCTGTCTCTAATTATGGCCCTTGCTCatatcgtaattattaaaaagaggcgccttatttagaagaagtacggtAACTCAGGTTGGTTACTGTCTTTCATAACATGCACTTCACAGTATTCGAGATTACTAGAAAGTGATGTGAGCTTGCTAGAGAGCACAgcagtagatctacacagGCACCATAgctatcagaggaggtccga
The Halichondria panicea chromosome 14, odHalPani1.1, whole genome shotgun sequence DNA segment above includes these coding regions:
- the LOC135347968 gene encoding uncharacterized protein LOC135347968 isoform X2; translated protein: MHTLEVGKLHFQNRYVTLPLLRDGCQTAHFQQITIVSLRVNSCFVWDSGQLLQLSPRLRLLMELHTINWKKATKGTLFKQSCRLSVFCASNECPASPKEVDCYVTSQERPTTEGSRSAQDHEETMMALLYAILTDPSSASKSYHTLTLVSRNSLSLVTTHTERIVMEKMMKLQDHPRNQSELQCRTSQLNV
- the LOC135347968 gene encoding uncharacterized protein LOC135347968 isoform X1 codes for the protein MHTLEVGKLQQKFDIIYFSRWIFNEPIFNPSPTKKNINTFQNRYVTLPLLRDGCQTAHFQQITIVSLRVNSCFVWDSGQLLQLSPRLRLLMELHTINWKKATKGTLFKQSCRLSVFCASNECPASPKEVDCYVTSQERPTTEGSRSAQDHEETMMALLYAILTDPSSASKSYHTLTLVSRNSLSLVTTHTERIVMEKMMKLQDHPRNQSELQCRTSQLNV